One Treponema primitia ZAS-1 genomic window carries:
- a CDS encoding ParB/RepB/Spo0J family partition protein, whose translation MAKAGMLKEVLSRNGTQDSHSVNVMVKDIPIGDIVIRENVRKDYTGIEELAESIRRHSLLQPITVYADGDLYIVKTGHRRFKAYLWLYQAEPERFHSIRCIISNAENRAVIQLVENVQRVDLSQKELYNAMVSLRDQAFTHKQIADLIGKSEKFVNNLFVGINEIKNDKALLDYLDTPGAGSIQDIIETKGIPDKSERAKLLKKRGKGEITQKELRKKAKALKESCPAKKETLVDAIPEILSSPSRTAATVAKERLHQYILDKVEDKWDDLALWEFYTWLLEQSKQHEVDHSGFVSKGYKYDKKQAEKIG comes from the coding sequence ATGGCTAAGGCGGGAATGTTGAAGGAAGTCCTATCACGGAACGGCACCCAGGACAGCCACTCGGTGAACGTTATGGTTAAGGATATTCCCATTGGGGACATTGTGATCCGGGAAAATGTCCGTAAAGATTACACTGGAATTGAGGAACTTGCCGAAAGTATACGGCGGCATAGCCTATTGCAGCCGATAACGGTCTATGCTGACGGGGACCTGTATATTGTGAAAACTGGACATAGGCGGTTTAAGGCTTACCTGTGGCTATATCAAGCCGAGCCAGAACGGTTCCACAGTATTCGGTGTATTATCTCTAATGCGGAAAATCGCGCCGTCATCCAACTGGTCGAGAATGTCCAGCGGGTCGATCTGAGCCAAAAGGAACTTTATAATGCGATGGTTTCTTTAAGGGACCAAGCGTTTACCCATAAACAAATAGCCGATCTCATAGGGAAAAGCGAGAAGTTTGTTAATAACTTGTTTGTTGGTATAAACGAAATTAAGAACGACAAAGCTCTCTTGGACTACTTGGATACTCCCGGCGCCGGGAGTATCCAGGATATAATTGAAACCAAGGGTATACCGGATAAATCCGAACGGGCCAAACTATTGAAAAAAAGGGGCAAGGGAGAAATCACCCAAAAAGAATTACGCAAAAAGGCCAAGGCTTTGAAAGAAAGCTGCCCAGCAAAAAAAGAGACGCTCGTAGACGCCATTCCAGAAATTTTATCTTCTCCGTCTCGTACGGCGGCTACAGTTGCTAAAGAACGTCTCCATCAATATATCTTGGATAAGGTAGAGGATAAATGGGATGATCTCGCTCTCTGGGAATTTTATACATGGCTCTTGGAACAGTCCAAACAGCATGAAGTTGACCATAGTGGGTTTGTTAGCAAAGGATATAAGTATGACAAGAAACAAGCCGAAAAAATAGGGTGA
- a CDS encoding helix-turn-helix transcriptional regulator yields MINITVPKFITMCELCAALSVSRSTAIRGMKAGIAPFSQCFRLGRKILCPVSALQALENAASVEISKADVAYKNTSPSTLREESNDI; encoded by the coding sequence ATGATAAATATAACTGTCCCAAAATTTATCACCATGTGTGAATTATGTGCCGCACTTTCAGTGAGTCGTTCCACGGCGATCCGTGGAATGAAAGCCGGGATCGCTCCCTTCTCGCAATGTTTTCGCCTCGGGCGAAAAATTTTGTGCCCGGTGAGCGCCCTGCAAGCATTGGAAAATGCCGCTAGTGTAGAAATTTCCAAAGCTGATGTGGCGTATAAAAATACTTCACCGTCCACGCTAAGGGAGGAGTCAAATGATATTTGA
- a CDS encoding ParA family protein translates to MKTIAINSIKGGTGKSTLSVLFVKALIGAGYKCLVIDADASNNSLSFYLDDSVGLDITQGRTIFDLFLGAKVQDCIIRIQDNLNLIRGDVRLNEFRSTDSLKRLKRALQGLGYDFCIIDTSPTYDNIIGNVLTASDVLLVPVQQDIFSYQALKYQFEKLADLELDDLDIHVIFNQFEKPLNDNQETYRNQITNMFLKNEVFRPFINSNHISRSSVYRKYINKRNYRLSSKAETQNGYEEVKNLIQSILGISIKEAI, encoded by the coding sequence ATGAAAACCATAGCAATAAACTCAATCAAAGGCGGGACTGGGAAATCCACCCTGTCTGTCCTTTTTGTCAAAGCATTAATCGGCGCTGGGTATAAGTGTCTGGTAATTGACGCAGATGCAAGCAATAATTCGCTTTCCTTCTATCTGGACGATTCTGTCGGATTGGACATAACTCAGGGACGGACTATCTTTGACCTTTTTTTGGGGGCGAAGGTACAGGATTGCATTATCAGGATTCAGGATAATCTTAATCTGATTCGTGGCGATGTTCGGCTCAATGAGTTTAGGAGCACAGACAGTCTCAAACGGCTCAAGCGGGCATTGCAGGGGCTAGGCTATGATTTTTGTATCATCGACACCTCGCCTACCTACGATAACATCATCGGAAATGTCCTCACGGCAAGCGATGTGCTTCTGGTTCCTGTTCAGCAGGATATTTTCAGTTATCAAGCCTTGAAATACCAGTTTGAAAAATTGGCCGATTTGGAACTGGATGACCTCGACATCCATGTTATTTTCAATCAGTTTGAGAAGCCCCTCAACGACAATCAAGAGACCTATCGGAATCAGATAACCAATATGTTTCTGAAAAACGAAGTTTTCAGGCCGTTCATTAATTCAAATCATATTTCGCGGAGCAGCGTCTACCGTAAGTACATCAATAAGCGGAATTACCGGCTTTCATCCAAGGCCGAAACACAGAATGGCTATGAGGAAGTAAAGAACCTTATCCAAAGTATCTTAGGCATTTCCATAAAGGAGGCAATCTAA
- a CDS encoding tyrosine-type recombinase/integrase, whose amino-acid sequence MPLGSEGVVDASVLSAHPGTYLLRSIYRPRYQKRLTAISTGKDNRDDALIVIAGWLKEGVPQRQAEHESQSRRPLDALISSNQLFLGLKRLDLTAQDVLKIEKILKEKGLVEAIVKKGFKEAETLEDYLKRFWDYDRSPYIADKRSHGINLGKAYARTSSERVVLYWVPNFKGKRIGEVTRQNLKDFSIAIAKKHDKLSPITLRQIMLVGVTALRWAFANELIPNDPTIGLTGYSTKAKKRGVLSPKEAEDLFKLDWKDKRSMLINLVAMTTGLRIGEILALRMEDIGEEYLTIESSFSAIDGLKSTKTDEPRSVPIIPAIRDAMLNFARFNPHGNGYVFFGEKKERPCGSYSPAFELKRMLFKLRAGENPTTEKKKEVTEYWAKRNVVFHSWRHFYASRMTDKLEARKVMLATGHKTESVFKGYSGHALESDLSDVAVITGEVFGGLLPDLSMEQGKTQEATGGNV is encoded by the coding sequence TTGCCCCTTGGCTCCGAAGGAGTTGTTGATGCGTCAGTATTATCTGCACACCCGGGAACGTATCTTTTACGTTCAATTTACCGACCCCGCTACCAAAAACGGCTAACAGCCATCTCTACCGGCAAGGACAACCGTGATGATGCCCTTATTGTCATTGCCGGATGGCTCAAAGAGGGCGTTCCTCAACGGCAAGCGGAACACGAGAGCCAATCCCGCCGTCCCTTGGATGCCTTGATTAGTTCCAACCAGCTATTCTTGGGACTGAAGCGTCTGGACCTCACCGCTCAGGATGTCCTCAAGATTGAAAAAATCCTGAAAGAAAAAGGCTTAGTTGAAGCCATCGTCAAAAAGGGCTTCAAAGAAGCAGAAACTTTAGAAGACTACCTTAAACGCTTTTGGGATTACGACCGTTCTCCCTATATCGCCGATAAGCGCTCCCATGGAATTAACCTTGGGAAAGCCTATGCCCGCACTAGTTCTGAACGGGTAGTCCTCTATTGGGTGCCTAATTTTAAAGGGAAAAGGATCGGCGAAGTAACCAGGCAAAACCTCAAGGATTTTTCCATTGCGATTGCCAAGAAGCATGACAAATTATCCCCGATAACACTGCGGCAAATTATGTTAGTCGGGGTTACCGCCCTGCGTTGGGCCTTTGCAAATGAGCTTATTCCTAACGATCCGACCATCGGTTTGACAGGCTATTCAACCAAGGCTAAAAAGCGTGGCGTCCTCTCGCCGAAAGAGGCGGAGGATCTGTTCAAACTGGACTGGAAAGACAAGCGTTCCATGCTGATAAATCTTGTCGCCATGACCACCGGTTTGCGGATAGGGGAGATTTTGGCCCTGCGGATGGAAGACATCGGGGAGGAATACCTTACCATCGAAAGTTCCTTTTCTGCGATTGACGGTTTAAAATCCACCAAAACTGATGAGCCTCGTAGTGTTCCCATAATCCCCGCAATCCGGGATGCAATGCTGAACTTTGCCCGGTTTAATCCACATGGCAATGGCTATGTCTTTTTCGGTGAGAAAAAAGAACGCCCGTGCGGTTCGTATTCTCCGGCATTTGAACTAAAACGGATGCTCTTTAAGCTTCGTGCCGGAGAAAATCCCACCACAGAAAAGAAAAAGGAAGTTACGGAGTATTGGGCCAAACGAAATGTGGTCTTCCATTCTTGGCGGCATTTTTACGCTTCCCGTATGACGGATAAACTCGAAGCCCGGAAGGTCATGCTTGCCACAGGGCATAAGACCGAATCCGTCTTTAAGGGTTATTCAGGACACGCCCTTGAAAGTGACCTTTCCGATGTGGCGGTTATTACGGGTGAAGTATTCGGCGGGCTTTTACCGGATCTCTCTATGGAGCAGGGCAAGACCCAGGAAGCAACAGGCGGTAATGTATGA